A genome region from bacterium includes the following:
- the glgB gene encoding 1,4-alpha-glucan branching protein GlgB, with translation MNPVPSSETRQTRTLLPKDLDRLLHGDHHDPFSILGPHLVTLDEGQGLAIRVFAPEAEAVKVIDLDRGAATAMSKANGMGFFTAIFPDRTSRFRYELEIINRYGQSYRTADPYAFLPILTDFDLHLFAEGNHWTIYDKLGAHLMTVEGVPGVHFAVWAPAARRVSVIGNFNNWDGRRHPMRVHLSGVWEIFIPGLQANELYKFEIKTREGHLRVKSDPYALATELRPNNAAIVTERKRHQWQDQDWIAARRETLWLDRPMSIYEVHLGSWKRKGAGENDWCSYREIAPELAAYVKDMGYTHIELMPLMEHPYDPSWGYQVTGYFAVTRRYGTPEDFAYFVDFMHRNHIGVIMDWVPAHFPKDDWALRWFDGTALYEHLDPRQGEHPDWGTLIFNYGRNEVRNFLIASALFWLEEYHIDGLRVDAVASMLYLDYSRQEGQWLPNKFGGRENLEAIDFIKKLNEVVHDRFPGAITIAEESTAWPMVSRPTYLGGLGFTFKWNMGWMNDFLRYMREDPIHRKYHQNLITFSMYYAFTENFILPLSHDEVVHGKRSLLDKMPGDLWQKLANFRVALGYMYGHPGKKLTFMGSEFGQWWEWNHADALQWHLLDNEHHRQLQRFVRDLNALYCREPAFYEVDFSWEGFQWIDFQDFDASLISFLRRGKNAEDVLVFACNFTPVARPNYRIGVPFLTSYQEVLNSDSELYGGSNVGNAGWVHAEQRPHHNQPYSMEITFPPLAVLVFKGRRE, from the coding sequence GTGAATCCTGTTCCTAGCTCCGAAACCAGACAAACTCGCACACTCTTGCCCAAAGACCTCGATCGCCTGCTGCACGGTGATCATCACGATCCCTTTTCGATTCTGGGACCGCACCTGGTCACCCTCGATGAAGGACAGGGCCTGGCCATTCGCGTGTTCGCGCCCGAGGCCGAAGCCGTGAAGGTCATTGACCTTGACCGCGGCGCGGCCACGGCCATGAGCAAAGCCAACGGCATGGGATTCTTCACCGCGATATTCCCGGACCGCACCAGCCGCTTTCGCTACGAGTTGGAAATCATCAACCGCTATGGCCAGTCGTACCGCACCGCGGATCCCTATGCCTTCCTGCCCATTCTCACCGATTTCGATCTGCATCTCTTTGCCGAAGGCAATCACTGGACCATTTACGACAAGCTGGGCGCGCATTTGATGACGGTGGAGGGCGTGCCGGGTGTGCACTTTGCCGTCTGGGCGCCCGCCGCACGGCGGGTAAGCGTTATCGGCAATTTCAACAATTGGGACGGCCGGCGCCATCCCATGCGGGTGCATCTCAGCGGCGTTTGGGAGATCTTCATTCCCGGCCTGCAGGCCAACGAACTTTACAAATTCGAGATCAAAACCCGCGAAGGTCATTTGCGCGTCAAAAGCGATCCCTATGCGCTGGCAACGGAACTGCGCCCCAACAATGCGGCGATCGTGACCGAACGCAAAAGGCACCAATGGCAGGATCAAGACTGGATAGCCGCGCGCCGGGAAACATTGTGGCTCGATCGACCCATGTCGATTTACGAAGTGCATCTCGGCTCGTGGAAGCGCAAAGGCGCCGGCGAAAATGATTGGTGCAGCTACCGTGAAATCGCGCCGGAGCTGGCCGCTTACGTCAAAGACATGGGCTACACTCACATCGAGCTGATGCCGCTGATGGAGCACCCTTATGATCCCTCCTGGGGCTACCAAGTCACCGGCTATTTCGCGGTGACACGGCGCTACGGCACGCCCGAGGATTTCGCCTATTTCGTCGATTTCATGCACCGCAACCATATCGGCGTGATCATGGACTGGGTGCCGGCCCACTTTCCGAAGGATGACTGGGCGCTGCGCTGGTTCGACGGCACCGCGCTCTATGAGCATCTTGACCCGCGCCAGGGCGAGCATCCCGACTGGGGCACGCTCATCTTCAACTACGGCCGCAATGAGGTGCGCAACTTTCTCATTGCCAGCGCGCTGTTCTGGCTGGAGGAGTATCACATCGACGGCTTGCGCGTCGACGCCGTGGCCTCCATGCTCTATCTCGACTATTCCCGCCAGGAGGGCCAGTGGCTGCCCAACAAGTTCGGCGGCCGCGAGAACCTCGAGGCCATCGACTTCATCAAGAAACTCAATGAAGTCGTGCACGATCGCTTTCCCGGCGCCATCACGATTGCGGAAGAATCCACCGCCTGGCCGATGGTGTCGCGCCCCACTTACCTCGGCGGCCTGGGCTTCACCTTCAAATGGAACATGGGCTGGATGAATGATTTCCTGCGCTATATGCGCGAAGATCCCATTCACCGCAAGTATCATCAGAATCTCATCACCTTTTCGATGTATTACGCCTTCACGGAAAATTTCATCCTGCCGCTTTCCCATGACGAAGTCGTGCACGGCAAGCGCTCGCTCCTCGACAAGATGCCGGGCGATCTCTGGCAGAAGCTGGCAAATTTCCGCGTGGCGCTCGGCTACATGTACGGCCACCCCGGCAAGAAGCTCACCTTCATGGGCAGTGAGTTCGGCCAGTGGTGGGAGTGGAATCACGCCGACGCGCTCCAGTGGCATTTGCTCGACAATGAACACCACCGCCAGTTGCAGCGCTTTGTCAGAGATCTCAACGCCCTCTATTGTCGCGAGCCCGCGTTTTATGAAGTCGACTTCTCGTGGGAAGGCTTTCAGTGGATCGACTTTCAAGATTTCGACGCCAGCCTGATCTCCTTTCTGCGGCGCGGCAAGAACGCCGAAGATGTTCTGGTCTTTGCCTGCAATTTCACTCCCGTAGCGCGGCCCAACTACCGCATTGGCGTGCCCTTCCTCACTTCGTATCAAGAAGTGCTGAACAGCGATTCCGAACTCTACGGCGGCAGCAACGTCGGCAATGCCGGCTGGGTGCACGCCGAGCAACGGCCGCATCACAATCAGCCCTACTCGATGGAGATCACTTTTCCGCCGCTCGCGGTACTGGTATTCAAAGGCCGCCGCGAGTAA
- a CDS encoding DUF4126 domain-containing protein, with protein MENLAVWGSIAGLGLASGVNLYATVLAIGLGTRVGLLQLNPALGHLQILSDPIVLAVAGVAYLAEFLADKIPWIDSAWDSLHTFIRPVGAALLGATAIGAVDPAAKTVAGLLCGGVALSGHSTKAGIRLLANHSPEPLTNIGLSLGEDVLAVGGTFAALQYPIATLAVIGLFLILFLALAPRLLRLLRAELRGIRFLLKKLLSFPTPLPLPLVETLPESYRTFAEKRGLLHNLRCCLPCVIGAGVNGIRHAAAFFCLSEERAFLLTRRWFRVREVPLDLTRGEAQHFESRLLFDELRWQSNGKRRTLFFYKESANRGAKILQLLPRPAVRAVN; from the coding sequence TTGGAGAATTTGGCAGTTTGGGGCAGCATCGCCGGGCTGGGCCTCGCTTCCGGTGTGAATTTGTATGCGACGGTGTTGGCAATCGGCCTGGGCACGCGTGTGGGATTGCTGCAGCTCAATCCGGCGCTCGGGCATTTGCAGATTCTGAGTGATCCGATCGTGCTGGCGGTGGCGGGCGTTGCCTACCTCGCAGAATTTCTGGCGGACAAGATTCCGTGGATTGACAGCGCCTGGGACAGCCTGCACACTTTCATCCGGCCGGTGGGTGCTGCGCTGCTGGGCGCCACTGCCATCGGCGCAGTCGATCCCGCGGCCAAAACCGTCGCCGGTTTGCTGTGCGGCGGTGTTGCCCTCTCCGGCCATTCCACCAAAGCCGGCATTCGCTTGCTCGCCAATCACAGCCCGGAACCATTGACCAATATCGGGCTGAGCTTGGGCGAAGATGTTTTGGCAGTGGGCGGCACCTTCGCTGCCTTGCAGTACCCAATCGCCACCCTCGCGGTCATCGGGCTTTTTCTCATCCTGTTCCTCGCTTTGGCCCCCCGGCTCCTTCGTCTACTGCGTGCTGAATTGCGCGGCATTCGCTTTTTGCTGAAGAAGCTGCTCTCCTTCCCCACCCCTCTGCCGTTGCCACTCGTGGAGACGCTGCCGGAGAGTTACCGCACCTTTGCAGAAAAGAGAGGATTGCTGCACAACCTGCGCTGCTGCCTGCCGTGCGTGATCGGCGCCGGCGTGAACGGCATCCGCCACGCGGCTGCCTTCTTTTGCCTGAGTGAAGAACGCGCCTTCCTGCTGACCCGGCGCTGGTTCCGCGTGCGGGAGGTGCCGCTGGACCTCACGCGCGGCGAAGCGCAGCACTTCGAATCGCGTCTGCTCTTTGATGAATTGCGCTGGCAAAGCAACGGAAAGCGGCGCACGCTTTTCTTCTATAAGGAAAGCGCGAACCGCGGCGCAAAGATCCTGCAACTTCTGCCGAGGCCGGCCGTGCGTGCCGTAAATTGA